A genomic segment from Triplophysa dalaica isolate WHDGS20190420 chromosome 22, ASM1584641v1, whole genome shotgun sequence encodes:
- the LOC130412280 gene encoding hereditary hemochromatosis protein homolog: protein MIICSAEGFYPAALEQQWMRDGEIINSSYSHKDENYSTNPSGSLTLMFYQELPSQMFEIIFSCWVNHPSLNKPLSANLSSSVCYDQRDATLTIIVALVVSAVVFVFVIIMVVCKCQRRAQPQSSVEVSVTPEPVFQSVLQSDVVYSSLGDHHPVPCSRSPSVNWSPLNTD from the exons ATGATTATATGCAGTGCTGAGGGATTTTACCCCGCTGCTCTTGAACAGCAGTGGATGAGAGATGGAGAAATCATCAACAGTTCATACTCGCACAAGGATGAGAATTACAGCACAAATCCAAGTGGATCATTAACTCTGATGTTTTATCAGGAGTTACCATCACAGATGTTTGAAATAATCTTCTCCTGCTGGGTCAACCACCCATCCCTAAACAAACCGCTCTCCGCCAATTTATCCAGCTCTGTCTGTTACGATCAAAGGG atgCGACTTTGACTATCATTGTGGCTTTAGTCGTCTCTGCTGTGGTGTTTGTCTTTGTGATTATTATGGTCGTATGTAAATGTCAAA GAAGAGCACAACCACAGTCTTCTGTAGAAGTTAGTGTCACACCTGAGCCTGTTTTCCAGTCTGTCCTCCAATCTGATGTAGTTTATTCATCGTTGGGCGATCATCATCCAGTCCCATGCAGCCGCAGCCCTAGTGTCAACTGGTCACCTCTAAACACAGATTAA